CACAATATTCCTCCTGCAATCCCAAACTTGTTCAATGTCTTTACAAGGCATTAGGGAGCATTCACTCAGGCCATGCATCAGCTCAGGAGAcacaagaaatgcagagccctcaCAAATCATTGGCTTTGTGTAAGTTGGTATTTAGATTTGGTCGTATTATTGGATAAGTAGTGCACACATAATGGGCATGAATAGAACAAGAACCATTGCAGTATGAAAATATGTTGAGCATTGATGCTCCAGAAATAATTTGCAGTGTGAAGTTTGACTAGATCAAATATTCAACACCCgagttctgtaaaaaaaaaaatgttttatataaTTATGTATGCATCTTGGAGATTTCATCATTTGATCTCCCACTCTCATCTGCCCCATCCAGCTGAATAGCCATCTTCCCCCATCTCTGATATAAACTGAAGTGTTCTGACAGAAATGAAAACTAATTTTTTAATGCCCCTATGATTTTTCTGCTGGGTGCTTGCTGCAGTGTCCAATGCATTGATATTGGATGCCTGACTCCAGGGCAGGCCAGGAGGGTTGGCAACACTTGGCCAACACCTTCCCACACCCTGGTGTAAGCATGGGAGGAAATCAGATCAATCAGCGACAATCCTTTCTCGATTGGATACCATACTCCCTTACCCTTCCTCCACCTCTGCCTTGATGTCATTTGTAATGGAACGCATTCTGCAAAAACAGCTGAAGTTCAAAGTTCATTCAAAACATTTGACACTAAATATCAGGACAAGTTCATTGCCCTTGTGCACCAATGAGAAATCATATTCGAAGGAAGGTTGATATACTGCAATTTATACATGTGGGTTAGGATTTCTGCCATGATCAGGGGACATATTATAATGTATGTTCCTGTTAAAATCACTATTTATGCCTCAAGTTAGGGAAAGAATCAAACTGAAAAGTGGAAACGTGTTGATTTTGCATAAGTTCATATTTTAAAAACGTATAGATCATGTGGATCATGAGTTCACATGACCTCAGTATTAGACCCCTGTATTTCCCTTTGTGTTCAAAAATATGATTGTGTTGGTGAAATGTGAATAATGTTTAAATGGTGGACTGCACAAACACAACATTGATACGTGTAGGTCCAGGCACCTGACGGCTGAGGGGGTCATCAGCTCCAActttcagtctctcttccaccGCTATGTTCATTGGCACGTGTAACCGGAAAGGGAGCACGCTGTGTCTGCCCGTGCGATCAAGGCCTTCCTGTGGGCACCACGGAGACTTGAGTGTTTTATCGACCACTTCAATTATATTTTTTTTGATGTTTTTAATTTCCTTTGAGATTCTGTTTACTTAGATGCAGTATCCCTTAAAGGGGTTGTCTTTTAATTTACCTCTCAATTTgttgatttagtttatttggttaccCAAAAGAAGCACAACTATGTTAGAAAACCTCAGACTGAAAGGAACATGTTGTAGCATTGAGGGGATTTGAACAGTGAAGTTTTGAACATTTTAGTCCAATTGTGAGAAGAACCTAAAGACATAGAGTTTTtgaagtgatggtcagtgtgggatTTCTTGTGCTGCCATGCAATAACTGTTCTGTAAGACTAGTGATCTATATTTGTCTCTGAATTGACTTGAATTGACCTCCTGTCTGCTTTTCTTCAGCTTTTACAGGTGAACAAAGTAATGTCTGTCCTGTTTTACGGCATGCTTCTCACTTATCTTGGTGGCATCCAGGCTACAACTATGGACAAGAGAGGTTCTTCCGAGGACTCAGTGAACTCGATCATCATCAAAATCCTCCAGGCGGACATCTTGAAAGGCCGGCTCACCAAGCAGAGTGAAGAGGTGAAGGAGAAGTACCAGGACACCAAGCAGAAGGCTGACACCCACAGGAATACAAACTCACTGGGAAATGCAATATCTGACTTCCAGCCAATCGTCTTGGTCGATGCCGAGTTACTGAGGCAGAAGAAGCGTTACCACTCGCCCCGAGTGCTGCTGAGTGATCGGCTGCCTTTACAGCCGCCTCCTTTGTATTTAATCGAGGATTTTGCAGAGAGTTTGGAGGTGGACAATAGAACAGCCAGGCGGAAGCGGTACGCAGACCGGAGGGGCCACCGTGGTGAGTACTCCGTGTGTGACAGCGAGAGCCGCTGGGTGACGGATAAAACAGGGGCGATCGACATCCGGGGGAAGCAGGTGACCGTCCTGGGAGAGATTAAAACGGGCAACTCTGCCATCAAACAATATTTTTACGAGACGCGTTGCAGAGAGGCCAAACCAGTCAAGAACGGATGCAGGGGCATCGATGACAAACACTGGAATTCCCAATGTAAAACCAGCCAGACCTATGTCAGGGCACTGAGCACAGAGAACAATAAGTATGTCGGCTGGAGGTGGATCAGGATAGACACCTCCTGCCTCTGTGCATTATCCAGAAAACTAGGCAAATCCTGATTCCCTGTTCCCACCCCCTTTTCTTCTTTCTATGTGAATATATAAATTATTACTTTAAATTATATGACTTTGCATGTAGCATATGAATGTTTATATTATAGTATAGTTCACAATTTTTATTTATTAAACTAAAGGTCATTACATCTGACAAAAAAATGCTTCTTACAACTCGCCAAAACAAGATATCTAAGTTGTGCCTTGCTTCCAGCATCATTAAAAGTCATTGGACCTGTGTTGTTGTGCATTGATAACTGGCTCAAATGATTACCTCCACTTGTTATTTTCTCCCAGCCACTTTGAAGTCAGTATTGTTGTCGATGATTAATGAATGTGATTTTGGAAGACACATTTATAAACCCAACCACAAGTGACAGCTGCCAGTCGTAAAAGTGCACATCTACCATTAAAAGCACAGCGCATCCTGAGTGGCATTTGCAGTGAGTCTGAGAGAAGGAAGCTGAAATCAGAGGGAAGACTGGCAATGACATCTGTGCAGAGAAAGCTGTTCCATATGTTTCACTCATTCCCATAGAGTTGTTCTTTCTGGGAATTATACATGATCTTTGCAGTACTGAAGAAAAGACTGCTGTGAATATTCTCTCTACCCTTTCACCCTGGGCACTATCCTTGTAAAATTACTCTGCACAGCAACCAATTTCAAAGTGGTTTTATTTTTAATGTACCGTTTGCTCTTTTCACTGATTCAGACCCTCCTTGCGATAAATCCTCTTCAAATTGGAAGTCCCCAAAAGTAAGGCGCACATTTGAGAGAACCAAAATCTTTGTCTT
This DNA window, taken from Scyliorhinus torazame isolate Kashiwa2021f chromosome 13, sScyTor2.1, whole genome shotgun sequence, encodes the following:
- the LOC140388070 gene encoding neurotrophin-3-like — encoded protein: MVSSVTLLQVNKVMSVLFYGMLLTYLGGIQATTMDKRGSSEDSVNSIIIKILQADILKGRLTKQSEEVKEKYQDTKQKADTHRNTNSLGNAISDFQPIVLVDAELLRQKKRYHSPRVLLSDRLPLQPPPLYLIEDFAESLEVDNRTARRKRYADRRGHRGEYSVCDSESRWVTDKTGAIDIRGKQVTVLGEIKTGNSAIKQYFYETRCREAKPVKNGCRGIDDKHWNSQCKTSQTYVRALSTENNKYVGWRWIRIDTSCLCALSRKLGKS